One window of the Deinococcus depolymerans genome contains the following:
- a CDS encoding polysaccharide deacetylase family protein, producing the protein MTPPTPPSPNPALAALGYAPDDRVVIFHADDLGMCQATVSACLDLFGAGTLSSASVMTTCAWAPAAAEVAREFPDADLGVHLTLTSEWRTYRWAALSTRDPATGLLDAQGYLHATVEAARLHGMPAAVRAEMDAQIRRALDLGIEVSHVDAHMGAVAHPRFLKDCVDLALRHGAVPMFPRLDAAGWRSHGLDARDAAQAAQFTQTLEARELPLVDHLVMLPLHSGGDQVPLIEDLLGSLPPGLTHFILHPARDTPELRAVASDWEGRVANHAAFMDPRLPGMIERSGVKVTSYRALRALIGGVLP; encoded by the coding sequence ATGACCCCGCCGACCCCCCCCTCCCCGAACCCGGCGCTGGCCGCGCTGGGGTACGCGCCGGACGACCGCGTGGTGATCTTTCATGCGGACGACCTGGGCATGTGTCAGGCGACCGTGAGTGCCTGCCTGGACCTGTTCGGGGCGGGCACGCTGTCCTCGGCGTCGGTCATGACGACCTGCGCGTGGGCGCCGGCCGCCGCCGAGGTCGCCCGTGAGTTCCCGGACGCGGACCTGGGCGTGCACCTGACCCTGACCAGCGAGTGGCGCACGTACCGCTGGGCGGCGCTCAGCACCCGCGACCCCGCCACGGGCCTGCTGGACGCGCAGGGCTACCTGCACGCCACCGTCGAGGCGGCCCGCCTGCACGGCATGCCGGCCGCCGTGCGCGCCGAGATGGACGCGCAGATCCGGCGGGCGCTGGACCTGGGCATCGAGGTCTCGCACGTGGACGCCCACATGGGCGCCGTCGCGCACCCCCGGTTCCTGAAGGACTGCGTGGACCTCGCCCTGCGGCACGGCGCGGTCCCCATGTTCCCACGCCTGGACGCCGCCGGGTGGCGCTCGCACGGCCTCGACGCGCGGGACGCGGCGCAGGCGGCGCAGTTCACGCAGACGCTGGAAGCGCGGGAACTGCCGCTGGTGGATCACCTCGTGATGCTGCCGCTGCACTCGGGCGGGGATCAGGTGCCGCTGATCGAGGACCTGCTCGGCAGCCTCCCGCCGGGCCTAACGCACTTCATCCTGCACCCCGCGCGGGACACGCCGGAACTGCGGGCCGTCGCCAGCGACTGGGAGGGCCGGGTGGCGAACCACGCGGCGTTCATGGACCCGCGCCTGCCCGGCATGATCGAACGCAGCGGCGTGAAGGTCACGTCCTACCGCGCCCTGCGCGCCCTGATCGGCGGGGTCCTGCCGTGA
- a CDS encoding ParA family protein, whose protein sequence is MAPVVLSFINLKGGVAKTTATVQLADTLAFMKHKRVLVIDLDPQTNATLALIGEERWARADEDGQTLAQLFLDLLRGDGTFTFDATRAIVRGASNLNRVPPEVMDQLPEGTRYGRVDLLPSSIRLIDVQDRMQDIAGRTHYSTGPMEVVKKFVAPHFDAYDYVLIDCPPNLGFVTQNGLEISDHYLIPTIPDRLSTYGIPQIAGRIAEIRRARNLRLNCLGVLITKYQSQSSQHRQGLQRLPEDLQRAFTGTGEGTPPILTTVLPQTNASAEAMTFERKPGNYREKYGGGVVAGQGAYKYGLDLADEIEDLLASRPHPALPYQDWPPQD, encoded by the coding sequence ATGGCCCCGGTCGTCCTGAGTTTCATCAACCTCAAGGGCGGCGTGGCGAAAACCACGGCGACCGTGCAACTGGCCGACACGCTGGCGTTCATGAAGCACAAGCGCGTGCTGGTCATCGACCTGGACCCTCAGACGAACGCCACCCTGGCCCTGATCGGCGAGGAACGCTGGGCGAGGGCCGACGAGGACGGGCAGACGCTCGCGCAGCTGTTCCTGGACCTGCTGCGCGGCGACGGCACCTTCACGTTCGACGCCACGCGCGCCATCGTGCGCGGGGCCAGCAACCTCAACCGCGTGCCGCCCGAGGTGATGGACCAGTTACCAGAAGGCACCCGCTACGGCCGCGTGGACCTGCTGCCCTCCTCCATCCGGTTGATCGACGTGCAGGACCGCATGCAGGACATCGCGGGCCGCACGCACTACTCGACCGGCCCGATGGAAGTCGTGAAGAAATTCGTCGCGCCGCACTTCGACGCGTACGACTACGTCCTGATCGACTGCCCGCCCAACCTGGGCTTCGTCACGCAGAACGGCCTGGAAATCAGCGACCACTACCTGATCCCCACCATCCCCGACCGCCTGAGCACCTACGGCATCCCGCAGATCGCCGGGCGCATCGCCGAGATCCGCCGCGCCCGCAACCTGCGCCTGAACTGCCTGGGCGTCCTGATCACCAAGTACCAGAGCCAGAGCAGCCAGCACCGCCAGGGCCTGCAACGCCTCCCCGAGGACCTGCAACGCGCCTTCACCGGCACCGGCGAGGGCACCCCCCCGATCCTGACGACCGTGCTGCCCCAGACGAACGCCAGCGCCGAGGCCATGACCTTCGAACGCAAACCCGGCAACTACCGCGAGAAGTACGGCGGCGGCGTGGTCGCCGGGCAGGGCGCGTACAAGTACGGCCTGGACCTCGCCGACGAGATCGAGGACCTGCTGGCCAGCCGCCCACACCCTGCCCTCCCCTACCAGGACTGGCCGCCGCAGGACTGA
- a CDS encoding acyl-ACP desaturase — protein MADVMPPNMLNDRPRTPAGLLSNAEKDRLIERGFLGLYRWYTARSQETRNWNPDRSFDWRALNQNLPKELITVLEGFFAVEQYAPDFTSNLIHLVRRSHGRSHFQMRWGSEEEKHADAWENAVLFSGQRSPKWIEEYKDRLKSQTWELPFPDAIHNLVYTVFQERATQLNYLNMMKIAQGKSEKPHLKGVSDPVLAKVAQTIAVDEAAHYNFFLEGVRMYLYYYPERTLNAIRNVIGQFSMPAATLVPNWEHFYETVYRAGIYGPRDFQRDVMQVAFRNMGIESRKALEEGIRKTREVPDFDGGNFKTTAIWDTFDYGAVEGDVRRLHVKIQDYEKEIGFDLYDPTEFIENPEKPAPAPAADD, from the coding sequence ATGGCTGACGTAATGCCCCCCAACATGCTGAACGACCGCCCGCGCACCCCCGCCGGGCTGCTGAGCAACGCCGAGAAGGACCGCCTGATCGAACGCGGCTTCCTGGGCCTGTACCGCTGGTACACCGCCCGCAGTCAGGAAACCCGCAACTGGAACCCGGACCGCTCCTTCGACTGGCGCGCCCTGAACCAGAACCTCCCCAAAGAACTGATCACCGTCCTCGAAGGGTTCTTCGCGGTCGAGCAGTACGCGCCGGACTTCACGAGCAACCTCATTCACCTCGTGCGCCGCAGCCACGGCCGCTCGCACTTCCAGATGCGCTGGGGCAGCGAGGAAGAAAAACACGCGGACGCCTGGGAGAACGCCGTGCTGTTCAGCGGCCAGCGCAGCCCCAAGTGGATCGAGGAGTACAAGGACCGCCTGAAATCCCAGACCTGGGAACTGCCGTTCCCGGACGCCATCCACAACCTCGTGTACACCGTGTTCCAGGAGCGCGCCACGCAGCTGAACTACCTGAACATGATGAAGATCGCGCAGGGCAAGAGCGAGAAACCGCACCTGAAAGGCGTGAGCGACCCGGTCCTCGCGAAGGTCGCGCAGACCATCGCCGTGGACGAGGCCGCGCACTACAACTTCTTCCTGGAAGGCGTGCGCATGTACCTGTACTACTACCCGGAACGCACCCTGAACGCCATCCGGAACGTCATCGGGCAGTTCAGCATGCCCGCCGCGACCCTGGTGCCCAACTGGGAGCACTTCTACGAGACGGTGTACCGCGCCGGCATCTACGGCCCCCGCGACTTCCAGCGGGACGTGATGCAGGTCGCGTTCCGCAACATGGGCATCGAGAGCCGCAAGGCCCTGGAAGAAGGCATCCGCAAGACCCGTGAGGTCCCGGACTTCGACGGCGGGAACTTCAAGACGACCGCCATCTGGGACACCTTCGACTACGGCGCCGTGGAGGGCGACGTCAGGCGCCTGCACGTGAAGATCCAGGATTACGAGAAGGAGATCGGCTTCGACCTGTACGACCCGACCGAATTCATCGAGAACCCGGAGAAACCCGCGCCCGCCCCGGCCGCCGACGACTGA
- a CDS encoding peroxiredoxin, translating into MSLVGQPAPDFTLPASTGEQITLSSYRGHSAVVLVFYPLDFSPVCSMQLPEYSGRQDDFADAGAVVLGVNRDSVHAHKAWAAEYGIEVPLLADMKLDVARAYGVAIDDRGISGRAVFLIDRSGVVRYQHVEEKTGDYTVRPEAVLAKIREL; encoded by the coding sequence ATGAGCCTTGTGGGACAGCCTGCGCCGGACTTCACCCTGCCCGCCTCGACCGGCGAGCAGATCACCCTGAGCAGTTACCGCGGCCACAGCGCCGTGGTGCTGGTGTTCTACCCGCTGGATTTCAGTCCCGTGTGCTCCATGCAGCTGCCGGAGTACTCGGGCCGCCAGGATGATTTCGCGGACGCCGGGGCGGTCGTGCTGGGCGTGAACCGCGACTCCGTGCACGCCCACAAGGCCTGGGCGGCCGAGTACGGCATCGAGGTGCCGCTGCTGGCCGACATGAAACTCGACGTGGCCCGCGCGTACGGGGTGGCCATCGACGACCGGGGCATCAGCGGCCGGGCCGTGTTCCTGATCGACCGCTCCGGCGTGGTGCGCTACCAGCACGTCGAGGAGAAGACCGGCGACTACACCGTGCGGCCCGAGGCTGTGCTGGCCAAGATCCGCGAACTCTGA
- a CDS encoding MFS transporter: MSVLTPAPDTTSSQRWRYAVMNFGLTIPAQTVSFLLLYYVDDRRMDPAWAATALTGFAVYNAVNNPVIGFLSDRTRSRWGRRIPFVRFGFLPALILFALLFWAPFDGVSSPVALLVYFVVVWTLWETFNTAVGTGYLALLPEMFRTFQERTDVAWRMNAVQVVGLLIGLALPPLLAGLLGWGVTATLLAALAAAAILSGLGSLFERPGAAAPGLGFFRAAGVTFRNPAFLTVVAAQTMRFFCTGTLATGMGFYVRHSLGETGGAATTLLLAAAFVTAGAALWPWRTFVTPRLGARGTLMLAFALGAAALIPLALVSTLAGALVSTVLFGVALSGMILMGDVILGDVIDEDELRTGERREGLYYGMSGFITTLSAALTAQAFGAVTRASGYDPTLTTQPDAVAGGFRFFMTAPPIAGALLAVALLALYPLHGERLNAVRAALARKRLEREQTAAGGG, from the coding sequence GTGAGCGTCCTCACCCCCGCGCCGGACACCACCTCGTCGCAGCGCTGGCGGTACGCGGTCATGAATTTCGGGCTGACCATCCCGGCGCAGACGGTGAGTTTCCTGCTGCTGTACTACGTGGACGACCGCCGCATGGACCCCGCCTGGGCCGCGACCGCCCTGACCGGCTTCGCCGTGTACAACGCCGTGAACAACCCGGTCATCGGGTTCCTGAGTGACCGGACCCGCTCACGCTGGGGCCGCCGCATTCCGTTCGTGCGTTTCGGGTTCCTGCCGGCCCTGATCCTGTTCGCGCTGCTGTTCTGGGCGCCGTTCGACGGCGTGAGCAGCCCGGTCGCGCTGCTGGTGTACTTCGTGGTCGTCTGGACACTCTGGGAGACCTTCAACACGGCGGTCGGCACCGGCTACCTGGCGCTGCTGCCCGAGATGTTCCGCACCTTTCAGGAACGCACGGACGTCGCGTGGCGCATGAACGCCGTGCAGGTCGTGGGCCTGCTGATCGGGCTGGCGCTGCCGCCCCTGCTGGCCGGGCTGCTCGGGTGGGGCGTCACGGCGACCCTGCTGGCCGCGCTGGCCGCCGCCGCGATCCTGTCCGGGCTGGGCAGCCTGTTCGAGCGTCCGGGCGCCGCCGCGCCGGGCCTGGGGTTCTTCCGGGCGGCGGGCGTCACGTTCCGCAATCCGGCGTTCCTGACCGTCGTGGCCGCGCAGACCATGCGGTTCTTCTGCACGGGCACGCTCGCGACCGGGATGGGCTTCTACGTGCGCCACAGCCTGGGCGAGACGGGCGGCGCCGCCACCACCCTGCTGCTGGCCGCGGCGTTCGTCACGGCGGGCGCGGCCCTGTGGCCCTGGCGGACCTTCGTGACCCCCCGCCTGGGCGCACGCGGCACGCTGATGCTGGCCTTCGCGCTGGGCGCCGCCGCACTGATTCCGCTGGCGCTGGTCAGCACGCTGGCCGGCGCGCTCGTCTCGACCGTGCTGTTCGGAGTGGCGCTCTCCGGCATGATCCTGATGGGCGACGTGATCCTGGGCGACGTGATCGACGAGGACGAACTCCGCACCGGCGAGCGCCGCGAGGGCCTGTACTACGGCATGTCCGGCTTCATCACCACCCTGAGCGCCGCACTGACCGCGCAGGCCTTCGGGGCCGTCACGCGCGCCAGCGGCTACGACCCCACCCTGACCACGCAGCCCGACGCGGTCGCCGGGGGCTTCCGCTTCTTCATGACCGCGCCGCCCATCGCGGGCGCGCTGCTGGCCGTCGCGCTGCTGGCCCTGTACCCGCTGCACGGCGAACGACTGAACGCCGTGCGCGCTGCCCTGGCCCGGAAACGACTGGAGCGGGAGCAGACCGCAGCGGGCGGAGGCTAG
- a CDS encoding protein jag, which translates to MDNRTNLDDYLAGLGISDADESELPPPAPDATLSAAPAPETPEDPRSALEAFLRGLLTRIDPDLQVSVTQADDALEAEITGENAAKLAGRDGRTLGAIEVLAYTVLAKQEGRGNLRVRVDIGGYRKRQAEALSRLAERLAVQVAKSGEPHELQPMPASERRVIHIALKEHPDVMSESIGEGNARRLIIKPRHG; encoded by the coding sequence ATGGATAACCGCACGAACCTCGACGACTACCTCGCGGGGCTGGGCATCAGCGACGCCGACGAGAGCGAGCTGCCGCCGCCCGCTCCGGACGCCACCCTGAGCGCCGCGCCTGCGCCCGAGACGCCCGAGGACCCGAGGTCCGCCCTGGAAGCCTTCCTGCGCGGCCTGCTGACCCGCATCGACCCGGACCTGCAGGTGAGCGTCACGCAGGCCGACGACGCGCTGGAAGCCGAGATCACCGGCGAGAACGCCGCGAAACTCGCCGGGCGGGACGGCCGGACGCTGGGCGCGATCGAGGTGCTGGCGTACACCGTGCTGGCCAAGCAGGAGGGCCGCGGGAACCTGCGCGTGCGGGTGGACATCGGCGGGTACCGCAAGCGGCAGGCCGAGGCGCTGTCCAGGCTGGCCGAGCGGCTGGCCGTGCAGGTCGCCAAGAGCGGCGAGCCGCACGAGTTGCAGCCCATGCCGGCCTCCGAACGGCGCGTGATTCACATTGCCCTGAAGGAACACCCGGACGTGATGAGCGAGTCCATCGGGGAGGGCAACGCCCGGCGGTTGATCATCAAGCCCCGCCACGGGTAA
- the gnd gene encoding decarboxylating NADP(+)-dependent phosphogluconate dehydrogenase has translation MTNDAATGGGQGPVADIGVIGLAVMGENLILNMASRGFTVAAFNRTVSKVTAFTGGRAAGRSIVGAGSLEELVGQLKAPRKVMLMVKAGAAVDEFIGHLRPLLSPGDIIIDGGNSHPADSTRRTRELAADGLLFVGTGVSGGEEGALTGPSIMPGGNPEAWEAVRPIFQGIAARVADGAPCCDWVGPEGAGHFVKMVHNGIEYADMQMIAEAYQLLRDGAGLSAPEAGAVFARWNEGELNSYLIEITADILTKTDDLTGQPLVDVILDAAGQKGTGKWTSVAALDAGSPAATITEAVYARAMSALKAERVAASRVLGGPTFAAPADREAFIEGVRQALYASKIAAYAQGFQLLQLSARDAGWTLDYGQIAQMWRGGCIIRAAFLDRIKEAFDAQPDLPNLLLAPYFRDAVQGAQAAWRGTVAAAVVGGVPVPAFSSALAYYDGYRAERLPANLLQAQRDYFGAHTYERTDRERGEFFHTNWTGRGGDTASSTYNA, from the coding sequence ATGACGAATGACGCGGCGACAGGTGGCGGGCAGGGCCCGGTGGCGGATATCGGTGTGATCGGGCTGGCGGTGATGGGTGAGAACCTGATTCTGAACATGGCGAGCCGGGGGTTCACGGTCGCGGCGTTCAACCGGACGGTCAGCAAGGTGACGGCGTTCACGGGGGGCCGCGCGGCCGGGAGGTCCATCGTGGGGGCGGGGTCGCTGGAGGAACTGGTGGGGCAACTGAAGGCTCCGCGCAAGGTGATGCTGATGGTGAAGGCGGGCGCGGCGGTCGACGAGTTCATCGGGCACCTGCGGCCGCTGCTGAGCCCCGGCGACATCATCATCGACGGGGGGAACAGTCACCCGGCGGATTCGACGCGCCGCACGCGGGAACTCGCGGCGGACGGGCTGCTGTTCGTGGGGACGGGCGTGTCGGGCGGTGAGGAGGGTGCGCTGACCGGGCCGAGCATCATGCCGGGCGGGAATCCGGAGGCGTGGGAGGCGGTCAGGCCGATCTTCCAGGGCATCGCGGCGAGGGTGGCCGACGGCGCGCCCTGCTGCGACTGGGTGGGGCCGGAGGGCGCGGGGCATTTCGTGAAGATGGTGCATAACGGCATCGAGTACGCCGACATGCAGATGATCGCGGAGGCGTATCAGTTGCTGCGTGACGGCGCGGGTCTGAGCGCCCCGGAGGCGGGCGCGGTGTTCGCCCGCTGGAATGAGGGCGAGCTGAACAGTTACCTGATCGAGATCACGGCCGACATCCTGACCAAGACGGATGACCTGACCGGGCAGCCGCTGGTGGACGTGATTCTGGACGCCGCCGGGCAGAAAGGCACGGGTAAGTGGACGTCGGTGGCGGCGCTGGATGCCGGCAGTCCGGCCGCGACGATCACGGAGGCCGTGTACGCCCGCGCCATGAGCGCCCTGAAGGCCGAGCGTGTGGCGGCCAGCCGCGTGCTGGGCGGCCCGACCTTCGCGGCGCCCGCCGACCGGGAGGCGTTCATCGAGGGCGTGCGGCAGGCGCTGTACGCCAGCAAGATCGCCGCGTACGCGCAGGGCTTCCAGCTGCTGCAGCTGAGTGCGCGGGACGCCGGGTGGACGCTGGATTACGGGCAGATCGCGCAGATGTGGCGGGGCGGGTGCATCATCCGCGCGGCGTTCCTGGACCGCATCAAGGAGGCGTTCGACGCGCAGCCGGACCTGCCGAACCTGCTGCTGGCCCCGTACTTCCGGGACGCCGTGCAGGGCGCGCAGGCGGCGTGGCGCGGGACGGTCGCGGCGGCCGTGGTGGGGGGCGTGCCGGTTCCGGCGTTCAGCAGCGCCCTGGCGTACTACGACGGGTACCGCGCCGAGCGGCTGCCCGCGAACCTGCTGCAGGCGCAGCGGGATTACTTCGGTGCGCACACGTACGAACGCACGGACCGTGAGCGCGGCGAGTTCTTCCACACGAACTGGACCGGGCGGGGCGGCGATACGGCCAGCAGCACGTACAACGCCTGA
- a CDS encoding DUF418 domain-containing protein: MTAPESASLLPPDAAPPVQDTGPVRDRSVLPDVLRGLSLLGILIVNMQDFAGLLEWRQVGVDRAAQVVTDVLANGRFISIFAMLFGWGAAGILARRGVGVFLRRHAALLVVGALHYVLVWHGDIISNYATLALALLLVAHMTVRALLRLAGVLGVWWLGLGLLAALGSASQTAPRFTSLPGLLPTYAANVQERAAEFWPLLWEGNLFNGPWLLALFFLGAAAAKTSLLTRPDAHRPLLRRLALGGLGVGLPLGALLAYLNTRPDYAAGTLALPVRMAGGLAGALGYVGVLGLLAASGRLGAWRMFAASGRMAMTNYLTQSVVMTLIFYPYGLHQGFGWVSDATAAGAGEAFPYSGEFAAWGAAQTLALALLVGLAQLPLSAWWLARFGRGPVESLVRRVAYGAPARQNRAHD, translated from the coding sequence ATGACCGCGCCCGAGTCCGCTTCGCTGCTGCCGCCCGATGCGGCCCCACCTGTGCAGGACACCGGCCCGGTGCGGGACCGCTCGGTGTTGCCGGACGTGCTGCGCGGCCTGAGCCTGCTGGGCATCCTGATCGTGAACATGCAGGATTTCGCGGGGCTGCTGGAGTGGCGGCAGGTGGGCGTGGACCGCGCCGCGCAGGTCGTGACGGACGTGCTGGCGAACGGGCGGTTCATCTCGATCTTCGCGATGCTGTTCGGGTGGGGTGCGGCGGGCATCCTGGCACGGCGCGGGGTGGGGGTGTTCCTGCGGCGGCACGCGGCGCTGCTGGTCGTGGGGGCGCTGCATTACGTGCTGGTGTGGCACGGGGACATCATCAGCAACTACGCGACGCTGGCGCTGGCGCTGCTGCTCGTGGCGCACATGACGGTGCGGGCGTTGCTGCGACTGGCGGGCGTGCTGGGCGTGTGGTGGCTGGGGCTGGGGCTGCTGGCGGCGCTGGGCAGCGCCTCGCAGACCGCCCCGCGCTTCACGTCGCTGCCGGGGTTGCTGCCCACCTACGCCGCGAACGTGCAGGAGCGCGCCGCGGAGTTCTGGCCGCTGCTGTGGGAGGGCAACCTGTTCAACGGGCCGTGGCTGCTGGCGCTGTTCTTTCTGGGCGCGGCGGCCGCGAAGACCAGTCTGCTGACCCGCCCGGACGCTCACCGGCCGCTGCTGCGGCGGCTGGCGCTGGGGGGACTGGGGGTGGGGCTGCCGCTGGGGGCGCTGCTGGCGTACCTGAATACCCGCCCGGATTACGCGGCGGGCACGCTGGCGTTGCCGGTCCGCATGGCGGGCGGACTGGCGGGCGCGCTGGGGTACGTGGGCGTGCTGGGTCTGCTGGCCGCGTCGGGTCGGCTGGGCGCGTGGCGGATGTTCGCGGCGAGCGGGCGGATGGCCATGACGAACTACCTCACCCAGAGCGTGGTCATGACGCTGATCTTCTACCCGTACGGACTGCACCAGGGGTTCGGGTGGGTGTCGGACGCCACGGCGGCCGGGGCGGGCGAGGCGTTCCCGTACAGCGGTGAGTTCGCGGCGTGGGGCGCGGCGCAGACGCTGGCGCTGGCGCTGCTCGTGGGGCTGGCGCAGCTGCCGCTGAGCGCGTGGTGGCTGGCGCGCTTCGGGCGGGGGCCGGTGGAGTCGCTGGTGCGCCGGGTGGCGTACGGGGCTCCGGCCCGGCAGAATCGGGCGCATGACTGA
- a CDS encoding low molecular weight protein-tyrosine-phosphatase has protein sequence MTDPGRPLRVLALCLGNICRSPVAEALLRRELAAAGVTAVVDSAGTGDWHVGRAADPRSREVAARHGLSLNGRARQLSAADFYEQDVILAMDAANLADARRLAPPDAHTRLQLMRDFDPLAPGADVPDPYYGGAQGFEEMYDMLERSARTFAARAAGQSVGKS, from the coding sequence ATGACTGATCCGGGAAGACCGCTGCGGGTGCTGGCGCTGTGCCTGGGGAACATCTGCCGCAGCCCGGTGGCCGAGGCGCTGCTGCGGCGTGAACTGGCGGCGGCGGGCGTGACGGCCGTGGTGGACAGTGCCGGGACCGGCGACTGGCACGTGGGGAGGGCGGCGGATCCGCGCAGCCGCGAGGTGGCGGCCCGCCACGGCCTGAGTCTGAACGGCCGGGCGCGGCAGCTGTCGGCGGCGGATTTCTATGAGCAGGACGTGATCCTGGCGATGGACGCCGCGAACCTCGCGGACGCGCGCCGCCTGGCCCCGCCGGACGCGCACACCCGCCTGCAGCTGATGCGGGACTTCGATCCGCTCGCGCCGGGCGCGGACGTGCCGGACCCGTACTACGGCGGCGCGCAGGGGTTCGAGGAGATGTACGACATGCTGGAACGCAGCGCCCGCACCTTCGCGGCCCGCGCGGCCGGGCAGTCCGTGGGAAAATCGTGA
- the bshB1 gene encoding bacillithiol biosynthesis deacetylase BshB1: MVTAGTPEAFETIHGVAGPLDWLCLAPHPDDAEIGAGGTLIRLARAGRAVGILELSRGERGTQGTPDVRVAECARAAAIMALTWRGQLGLPDGELRDTLDGAHALASVLRAVRPRVLVVPHHHDRHPDHFGTYHLSKRAVHLAQLAKADLAGEPHRVGRVLLYQGNADITPNVLVDVEAVQDTWEAAILAHESQFSGAAISETVTPEIVERRRARLTYWGTLARVRYAEAFEADSALLVDPLAL, from the coding sequence ATGGTGACCGCAGGAACCCCGGAGGCGTTCGAGACGATTCATGGCGTGGCGGGGCCACTGGACTGGCTGTGCCTCGCGCCGCACCCGGACGACGCGGAGATCGGCGCGGGCGGCACCCTGATCCGGCTGGCCCGCGCGGGGCGCGCGGTGGGCATTCTGGAACTGTCGCGGGGCGAGCGGGGCACGCAGGGCACGCCGGACGTGCGCGTGGCCGAGTGCGCCCGCGCGGCGGCGATCATGGCCCTGACGTGGCGCGGGCAGCTGGGCCTCCCGGACGGCGAACTGCGGGACACGCTGGACGGCGCGCACGCACTGGCGTCGGTGCTGCGCGCGGTGCGGCCCCGCGTGCTGGTCGTCCCGCACCACCACGACCGGCACCCGGATCACTTCGGGACGTACCACCTGAGCAAGCGGGCGGTGCATCTGGCGCAGCTGGCGAAGGCGGACCTGGCGGGAGAGCCGCACCGGGTGGGGCGGGTGCTGCTGTACCAGGGGAACGCGGACATCACCCCGAACGTGCTGGTCGACGTGGAGGCCGTGCAGGACACCTGGGAGGCGGCGATCCTGGCGCATGAGAGTCAGTTCTCGGGGGCCGCCATCTCGGAGACGGTCACGCCGGAGATCGTGGAGCGCCGCCGCGCCCGCCTGACGTACTGGGGCACCCTGGCCCGCGTGCGCTACGCCGAGGCGTTCGAGGCGGACTCGGCGCTGCTGGTGGACCCGCTGGCACTGTAG
- the prmC gene encoding peptide chain release factor N(5)-glutamine methyltransferase, translating to MQLRDLLRQGAARLGSAGVPSPEVDARELLLSALHLTPTALLTRAHEPVGADGQARYAALLDRRAAREPLQHILGEVEWGGVRLRCDPRALVPRPETEWLLHLLLPGVQSRPRPRVLDVGTGTGALALGVKAACPGAAVTATDLSPGALALARENAALNGLDVTWVQADLLSGVPGPFDLIVSNPPYLPDGDRAHAAPEVQRDPQLALYSGPDGLTLARRLAAQAPAALAAGGELWLELDPRNAATLAAELRTDGWEAQLHADLTGRERFVQARRAGGPG from the coding sequence GTGCAGCTGCGTGACCTGTTACGGCAGGGCGCGGCGCGGCTGGGCAGCGCGGGCGTTCCCTCCCCGGAGGTGGACGCCCGCGAACTGCTGCTGAGCGCCCTGCACCTGACGCCCACGGCGCTGCTGACCCGCGCGCACGAACCGGTCGGCGCGGACGGTCAGGCGCGGTACGCGGCGCTGCTGGACCGCCGGGCGGCGCGGGAGCCGCTGCAACACATCCTGGGTGAGGTCGAGTGGGGCGGCGTGCGGCTCCGCTGCGACCCGCGCGCGCTGGTGCCCCGCCCGGAAACCGAGTGGCTGCTGCACCTGCTGCTGCCGGGCGTGCAGTCCAGGCCCCGGCCGCGCGTGCTGGACGTGGGCACCGGCACGGGCGCGCTGGCGCTGGGCGTGAAGGCCGCCTGCCCCGGCGCGGCCGTGACCGCCACGGACCTCAGCCCAGGCGCGCTGGCCCTGGCGCGCGAGAACGCCGCCCTGAACGGCCTGGACGTCACGTGGGTGCAGGCGGACCTGCTGTCGGGCGTGCCCGGCCCGTTCGACCTGATCGTCAGCAACCCCCCGTACCTGCCGGACGGGGACCGCGCGCACGCCGCCCCGGAAGTGCAGCGCGACCCGCAACTGGCGCTGTACTCCGGCCCGGACGGCCTGACCCTGGCCCGGAGGCTGGCCGCACAGGCCCCGGCCGCCCTGGCAGCGGGCGGGGAGTTGTGGCTGGAACTCGACCCGCGCAACGCCGCCACGCTGGCCGCCGAGCTGCGCACGGACGGCTGGGAGGCGCAGCTGCACGCCGACCTGACCGGCCGGGAACGCTTCGTGCAGGCGCGGCGGGCCGGGGGGCCGGGCTAG